GCTTACGAGACGGCGGACGCCTACGAAGCTCGGAAAAACCCCGAGCAAGCGCTTCATTATTTCAAACACGTCGCGCAGCTCGATCCGAATTACCGCGATCCCCGCGGTGGGGTGCAGGACCGCATTCGTCGGCTCGAACCTTCACCCGCTCACCCCGCCACGGCCAGAACGCCGCGCCAGGACCTCTTGAGCAGCGACGATTTCGACGCAGCGTTCGACGATTTGTTCAGCAGCGGCAAACTGCCGTGAGTTGCTATCGCTGAAATGGCGGATTCCACCCCCTCTCCCTTTAGGGAGAGGGGGCAGGGGGTGATGGTCTCGCGTCAGACCGCGTTCATGTTGACGATGCCCGCAATGCTCGGACCGCTGTAGAAGTCCTGCACGCGACGCATGTCACCCTTGGCCACTGCAAAGGCCACAGCGGCGCCGGCCGGGGCGCTCGTTGCATTGCTTTGCTGACCAGGCACGGTGTCGCCCGTGGCCGGATCGAAGCCGTCGGTGGTACCGTCTGCGCGTACCCCGCCAAACCAGCCGGTCTTCAGATGGCCATTGCCCATCACGTAGAGCCAGTTGGAATTGTTGGGCGTTCCATCCGGCCAACCACCGCGATCGCGGGGGTTTTTCGGAGTGTCACCGTGTACGGTCATGACGATGCTGTCGGCAAGCGAGCGAGCCGAGCAGACGGGATCGGGAATGGCGATGAGGTCGTTCATGAACTCGTCGAACATTTTCCCGAGCTGAGCGACGGTGTTGCGCAGGTTGTTCATGTCGTTGAACGCTCCGTGCGGATCGTCGCGCATGGCCGGCATCATGACGCTTTGCGTGAGACCGAGCTTGAATGCTTTCGCCGTCGTAATGAAGGCGCGACCAATTTGGCCAAGCCTGTTCGGCGTTCCTTGACCAAGGTTGTACCGGGCCAGGTCGTCCGCTGTTGGAGCAAGCTGCGCGGCGAGGTTTTTCCCGAGGAAGTTGGCGCTGGTTTTTCCCGTGCGGAGGGGGCGAGCCCACGTGGGTCGTCCTGCGGCCGCATTGAGGCCCACGAAAGCCTTGTAATACGCCTCGAAAAGCGACGCATCACCGGCCACCGTCAGCGTTTCTTTCGACGCGGCGCTGTCGAAGAGCTGCACCATGCCTTCGGCATTGTTGACCGTTGCGATTTGCGGAGCGCCCGGGGCGGCACCGAAATTGAGCGGCGTGATGGCAATGACGGGCAAGAGCGACGGGGTTTGTCGCTGAATGGCCGCAGCCGCCGCCAGCATGCTGACACCATTGCCGAGCGTCGCGGCCGAACCAGGTGTCGGCGTGTGCGTTTGGTTCGTCCCGGCCATGAACGCCGTGATGCGGCGGCGTTTGTCGAGCTTTTGCCAGGGCGATTCCGGCGCATAGACGAACGGTTTGTCCGTATCCGTCGCATCCATGATGTTCCCATTGGAGTGGAATGCGAAGCCGTCGTTGCCCGCTTTGGCAATTGCAATGTGCGGCCAAAGGAGCTGGAACCACGCAAAACCACCATCACCCGCTACGAGGTGCACGGAGCGGTTTGTCGCGGCACATGATGCGTCATCGGCCATGGCGCTTCCGGCCGAATCATTGATGACGTTGAGCACCTTGGCCCGATCGAGCGCGAGCACGGCGCCCATTGCAGTCGTCCAGCGCAAAAACTTGCGCCTAGCGTGACCTTGGAGGTTTTTGAGGTTGTCGTCGACCATGGTTTTCCTCCGTTACTCGCACGAAAAGGCCCCCGCCATGATCGTGGCGACGGCAATCCTCTTACCCTTGTCTACGCTGCTCGCTTTCGTCACGACCGTATTGCAGATCGCGACGTGGCCATCCGTTGCCGGACGTCCCGTAATGCATGTGATGGCGTCCGCATTGCATTGGTTTTGCGCGTCGAACATTTCGACGCCCACGCCATCGACTTTGCATTGATCGACGTTCGGCAGGTTGGCGATGATTTCCGGCGCCGCCTGTACGAAAATGTCGAAGAGTTTGGCAGCTCCAGCGGCGCTCCACACGATGGATTCGCCCACGCGTGCATCGTAGCTGGCTGCACCGAGCGCTCCGCCACCGGCCGATATCAATTGGCCGGCCGTCGGCGGATTGCCCGTAGCGTCCAAATTCACGCCCAGAGAGCTGAGCACGTTGCGCAAGGCCGCAATTTGAACCTTTTGACACGAATGCAAGCGCGTACGAATTTCGAGCGGTCCTTCTTCTTGGCGCTGGGCCAGGATTTCAAAAGGATCCTTCGAACCGAAGTCGCCCAAATCACCCATGTGGCTGTGCGTATTGTCTTCATCGCCCGCGAATACGCCTGGCTGATTTTCGAATTCCGTCGTCGGGTCGTCGATCGGAATCGGCGCCGGGGTCAAATTGCCCGTAGGTTGCTCCACGCAAGCCATGAGGGCCAAACCTGCTCCGAGGGCGATCAAAGCGCCGCGGAAATACATCGAGAAAGTGCGGTTCATCGTATTCTCCTTTCTTCCGCAGCGTCTAGAACTTGACGAAGTCGTCGCTGAGCAAAATGGCGCGCAGCGTCTGTTTGAGGTTCATGCCGTTCGCGCCGAATTCGTCGAGGTACGGCTGAATGACCTCGAGCGGCACCGTGGCCAGATCGCTCACGATGTCTTCTTTGGACATCGCAAAGTTGTACATGCGCGCCACGGCGCATTCCGCAATATCCGGATCGGCAGCCATGGCCTTGCCGAGCTCCGGCAAATCGGCGACCGCTACGCCCTTGCGCCAGGCCGTGGTTTCTCCGGGATTGAGCCAATGGCTCAGTTCGGTCGTGAGCGGATTGGGCACCGTCGGCGTCTCGACCTGGGACGAATTCATCCATTGGCCATTCGCGTCGAAATTCGCGAAGAGCGGTGCGATGCGATTGATCGTCACGTGGCAATTCGCGCAAACGACGGACGACGTGTCCTGGAAGTTGATCGGCGTCGTCGCGATCGAGTCGAACGCCCAAGGACCGGTATAATCGGCGCCATTGACCTGCGTGGGCGCAGCCGCGTATTCCGCAGGGAATTTCGTGCAAGCAAAAATCTCTTGCACCCAGCGCACGCGACGGAACGCCATGTTGCCATAGAATTGCATCATGACGCCGGGGTTCGTGAGCACGCCGGCGTGCGTCGGAACGTTGTTGTTGCAATCGCCGTCGTTGAATGTGTTCGTCGCGGCGTCGTACGTGGGGCACGTATTCGTCGTAGCCGTGAAAAGATCGGTGTACGGACGCCCGTCGACCATGACGCGCGTTGCAAATACCGGCGCCGTATTGCGGCTCGGCTTGTTGTCGACGGCTCCACCCCCTTGGCGCATCGTATCTTGCCACCATTTGATCATGCGCGCGGTAAAACGCGGATCGGCGAGCAACTCATCAATTTGCTGCTCGTACGTCGCTCGCTGATCGACCGCACCCGAGAGCGTCTTGATTTGCTGCAAGGTGGGCAGATTTCGCACGAGCTTGAGCGATGCGGTGCGCAGCGCATCCGGATAACTCACGACGCGATCGTCGAGCACTGTTTTGGGCACCGGCGGGGGATCGTTGAAATCTCCGGTCGTCGTGCCCCCACCACCCGTATCGCCACCACTCGTGCTCGCGTTGTTATTGTTCGATCCAGGATCCAGGGTCGTGGGCCCCTGGCTCGAACATGCGCTTGCCCCGAGTGTGGCTAGCAAGCCGAGTAACCAAGTTTTTTTCATCCGCCGCCTGCCTTTCCTCGTTCTCATTGCTCCGCAGCGATCCAAATGGAGACAGCGCTGCGGAAGTTATTGAACGTGTCGCCGTTGCCGCCGAATTTGTATGGATGTGCTGCATTCCCATTTGGGTTTGTCGTGATGAAAATCTGACTTTGCGGCGGATCACCCGGATTCACCCGGTTTTTGATCTGCGCGCAAGCATTTGCAGCGTTGCTCGCGAGCTCGGACATGTCGAGCGCCGCGGTTGCTTGACCATTGCCACCCCCGTGACAACTCAAACAACGCTGCTGAAAATTGACCTTTGCATTTGCATCGAACGCCGCAAGGTCCTTGCAGCCGTCCGGATCCATTCCACCATCACCCGCATCCGGATCGGGCGGAACGACCAATTCAATCTTTTCGAATGCCAGACTCAGCCGCGCGTCTTTTTGCCAATTCACGAGCACCAGCGTCCCGGGCCCGAGCGTCCCGGATTGGCCTCTCTCGAATGTCTGGTCC
This genomic window from Polyangiaceae bacterium contains:
- a CDS encoding DUF1549 domain-containing protein, coding for MKKTWLLGLLATLGASACSSQGPTTLDPGSNNNNASTSGGDTGGGGTTTGDFNDPPPVPKTVLDDRVVSYPDALRTASLKLVRNLPTLQQIKTLSGAVDQRATYEQQIDELLADPRFTARMIKWWQDTMRQGGGAVDNKPSRNTAPVFATRVMVDGRPYTDLFTATTNTCPTYDAATNTFNDGDCNNNVPTHAGVLTNPGVMMQFYGNMAFRRVRWVQEIFACTKFPAEYAAAPTQVNGADYTGPWAFDSIATTPINFQDTSSVVCANCHVTINRIAPLFANFDANGQWMNSSQVETPTVPNPLTTELSHWLNPGETTAWRKGVAVADLPELGKAMAADPDIAECAVARMYNFAMSKEDIVSDLATVPLEVIQPYLDEFGANGMNLKQTLRAILLSDDFVKF